Proteins from a single region of Chromobacterium sp. ATCC 53434:
- a CDS encoding ShlB/FhaC/HecB family hemolysin secretion/activation protein, whose amino-acid sequence MKWKFSSHRPERTKSDGLRLGARKKYLTLCLIHYAFLTSWAAQANAAGPAVNFDSGQLLQQLKRPAPTAPNKDTPLTTEQPVDTTKHGGPTLLVQDIVMEGNTVFDSKTLLELVADARGKELNLDQLKELAARITHYYQQHGYPIALAYIPAQAPVNGLVRIKIVETRFGKITINNQSPVKDQALSANLTPLQSGDLVREDQLQRSLLLLSDTPGITVQSTLRPGENPGTSDLQVNTQAGAKYNGSILLDNTGNTYTGRTRLGGTLQINNPLNQGDQLGLNGLTSSGLNYGRIDYQFPLAGQATLIGGSASYLDYHLKKDFSNLGANGTASEGDLWLSHVFERSVSGSLIGRLTATQKKLNDNIVSNQSIKSRGSNSMTMELSGDRLDSSGVSNMRLSLVSGDLRFDNDAAGLLDMESTRTAGHFFKGTLSLARLQRLSSNSSLYLSATGQLANKNLDSSEQFVLGGFNNIRAYESGAASGAQGYALTAELRHTFSLSAPGVWQGIAFIDSGRVELYRHAFTAGDNFATLSGAGVGLNWSGGQGWNLSAIFAKKIGSPPPISIVSNPKKELIWLQLNKSF is encoded by the coding sequence ATGAAATGGAAATTTTCATCTCATCGCCCCGAGAGAACAAAATCGGATGGCTTGCGCCTTGGGGCACGGAAAAAATACCTGACCCTGTGCTTGATCCATTACGCGTTCTTGACGAGCTGGGCAGCGCAGGCAAACGCCGCAGGCCCTGCCGTCAACTTCGACAGCGGACAACTGTTGCAGCAGTTGAAACGCCCCGCGCCAACCGCGCCCAACAAGGATACGCCGCTGACGACAGAGCAGCCCGTCGATACGACCAAGCATGGCGGACCGACTTTGCTGGTACAAGATATCGTCATGGAAGGCAATACGGTTTTCGACAGTAAAACGCTGCTTGAGCTGGTGGCCGACGCCAGGGGAAAGGAATTAAACCTCGACCAGTTGAAAGAGCTGGCCGCGCGGATCACCCATTACTATCAACAACACGGTTATCCAATTGCGCTGGCTTATATCCCGGCGCAAGCTCCGGTCAACGGGCTGGTCAGAATCAAAATCGTCGAGACCCGCTTTGGCAAGATCACGATAAACAACCAGAGCCCGGTCAAGGACCAGGCGCTGTCGGCAAACCTGACGCCATTGCAAAGCGGCGACCTGGTTCGCGAAGACCAGCTGCAGCGCAGCCTGTTGTTGTTGAGCGACACGCCTGGCATTACCGTCCAGAGCACCTTGCGGCCGGGAGAGAATCCCGGGACATCGGATCTGCAAGTCAACACACAAGCCGGCGCCAAATACAATGGCAGCATATTGCTAGACAATACCGGCAATACCTATACCGGCCGCACCCGGCTAGGCGGCACCTTGCAGATCAACAACCCGCTGAACCAGGGCGATCAATTGGGGTTGAATGGTTTAACCAGCTCCGGCCTGAATTATGGACGGATAGACTATCAGTTTCCGCTGGCAGGCCAGGCTACCCTGATCGGAGGATCGGCCTCTTATCTGGACTATCACTTGAAAAAGGATTTTTCCAATCTAGGCGCGAACGGAACCGCCAGCGAGGGCGATTTATGGCTATCGCACGTCTTCGAGCGCAGCGTAAGCGGCTCCTTGATCGGCCGTCTGACTGCCACGCAAAAGAAACTAAACGACAATATCGTCTCTAATCAGTCCATCAAGAGTCGAGGATCGAACAGCATGACGATGGAGCTTTCGGGGGACAGGCTCGACAGCTCCGGCGTCAGCAATATGCGTCTCAGCCTGGTCAGCGGCGACCTGCGCTTCGATAACGATGCCGCCGGCTTGTTGGACATGGAAAGCACCCGGACAGCCGGCCATTTCTTCAAGGGCACGCTGAGCCTGGCTCGCCTGCAGCGGCTGAGCAGCAACAGCTCGCTTTATTTGTCGGCGACCGGACAGTTGGCCAACAAGAATCTTGATTCGTCCGAACAGTTTGTCTTGGGCGGATTCAACAATATACGCGCGTATGAGTCCGGCGCGGCCTCCGGCGCGCAAGGCTATGCGCTGACCGCCGAGTTGCGTCACACCTTCTCGCTGTCGGCTCCCGGCGTATGGCAGGGCATCGCCTTCATCGATTCCGGCCGGGTTGAGCTGTACCGGCACGCCTTCACCGCCGGCGACAATTTCGCCACCTTGTCCGGCGCCGGCGTCGGCCTGAACTGGAGCGGCGGGCAGGGTTGGAACCTGTCTGCGATCTTCGCCAAGAAAATCGGCAGTCCCCCGCCGATATCGATTGTCAGCAATCCGAAAAAAGAACTGATCTGGCTGCAGCTGAACAAGAGTTTTTGA
- the pnp gene encoding polyribonucleotide nucleotidyltransferase — protein MFNKITKTFQYGNQTVTLETGEVARQASGSVVVTVDDTVVMVSVVGGKNVKPGQDFFPLTVDYLERTYAAGKIPGGFFKREGKQSEKEVLTSRLIDRPIRPLFPAGFYHDVQIVATVVSLNPEVDSDIPAMIGASAALAISGLPFAGPIGAARVGYANGEYILNPTRSQLATSEMDLVVAGTQRAVLMVESEAKELSEAVMLGAVVFGHDQMQAAIKAINELADEVNPVMFDWAAPSKDEALVAQIRGIAGEKLAEAFRLRQKQARTVAINEAWDAVKAGLINEETDTLKANEIKGIFKDLEAEIVRGQILAGDARIDGRDTRTVRPISIRSNVLPRTHGSALFTRGETQALVVTTLGTKQDEQIIDALAGEYTERFMLHYNFPPYSTGEAGRMGPPKRREIGHGRLAKRALVAVLPPEDEFGYSMRVVSEITESNGSSSMASVCGGCLSLLSAGVPLKAHVAGIAMGLILEGNRFAVLTDILGDEDHLGDMDFKVAGSATGVTALQMDIKIQGITKEIMQVALDQAKEGRMHILGLMKEAVDGPQELSAHAPRLYVMKINPEKIREVIGKGGETIRSITKDTGCEINIEEDGTITIASVSNEGAEAAKKRIEEITVEVEVGKVYEGTVVKILDNNVGAIVSILPGKDGLVHISQIANERIKNVSDYLKEGQVVKVKAIEMDDRGRIRLSIKALLEEEAKTAKDTAESFGLKAQ, from the coding sequence GTGTTCAATAAGATCACCAAAACCTTCCAGTACGGCAATCAAACCGTCACCCTGGAAACCGGTGAAGTCGCCCGCCAGGCGTCCGGTTCCGTAGTCGTCACCGTCGACGACACCGTCGTCATGGTTAGCGTGGTTGGCGGCAAGAACGTCAAGCCGGGCCAGGATTTCTTCCCGCTGACCGTCGACTACCTGGAGCGTACCTACGCCGCCGGCAAGATCCCGGGCGGCTTCTTCAAGCGCGAAGGCAAGCAGTCCGAGAAGGAAGTGCTGACCAGCCGCCTGATCGACCGTCCGATCCGCCCGCTGTTCCCGGCCGGCTTCTACCATGACGTGCAAATCGTCGCCACCGTCGTGTCGCTGAATCCGGAAGTGGATTCCGACATCCCGGCGATGATCGGCGCCTCCGCCGCGCTGGCGATCTCCGGCCTGCCGTTCGCCGGCCCGATCGGCGCCGCCCGCGTCGGTTACGCCAATGGCGAATACATCCTGAACCCGACCCGCAGCCAGCTGGCCACGTCCGAAATGGATCTGGTGGTGGCCGGCACCCAGCGCGCGGTGCTGATGGTCGAGTCCGAAGCCAAGGAACTGTCGGAAGCCGTGATGCTGGGCGCCGTGGTCTTCGGTCACGACCAGATGCAGGCCGCGATCAAGGCCATCAACGAACTGGCCGACGAAGTGAACCCGGTGATGTTCGACTGGGCCGCTCCGAGCAAGGACGAGGCGCTGGTCGCCCAGATCCGCGGCATCGCCGGCGAGAAGCTGGCCGAAGCCTTCCGTCTGCGTCAGAAGCAAGCCCGCACCGTGGCGATCAATGAAGCTTGGGACGCCGTCAAGGCCGGCCTGATCAACGAGGAAACCGACACGCTGAAGGCCAACGAGATCAAGGGCATCTTCAAGGACCTGGAAGCGGAGATCGTGCGCGGCCAGATCCTGGCTGGCGACGCCCGCATCGACGGCCGCGATACCCGCACCGTTCGTCCTATCAGCATCCGCAGCAACGTGCTGCCGCGCACCCACGGTTCGGCGCTGTTCACCCGCGGCGAAACCCAGGCGCTGGTCGTGACCACGTTGGGCACCAAGCAGGATGAGCAGATCATCGACGCGCTGGCCGGCGAATACACCGAGCGCTTCATGCTGCATTACAACTTCCCGCCGTACTCGACCGGCGAAGCCGGCCGCATGGGCCCGCCGAAGCGCCGCGAAATCGGCCACGGCCGCCTGGCCAAGCGCGCGCTGGTCGCGGTGCTGCCGCCGGAAGACGAATTCGGCTACTCGATGCGCGTCGTGTCCGAGATCACCGAATCCAACGGCTCCTCGTCGATGGCTTCCGTGTGCGGCGGCTGCCTGTCGCTGCTGTCCGCCGGCGTGCCGCTGAAGGCGCACGTGGCCGGCATCGCCATGGGCCTGATCCTGGAAGGCAACCGCTTCGCGGTGCTGACCGACATCCTCGGCGACGAAGATCACCTGGGCGACATGGACTTCAAGGTGGCCGGTTCGGCCACCGGCGTGACCGCGCTGCAGATGGACATCAAGATTCAGGGCATCACCAAGGAAATCATGCAGGTCGCGCTGGACCAGGCCAAGGAAGGCCGCATGCACATCCTGGGCCTGATGAAGGAAGCCGTTGACGGTCCGCAAGAACTGTCCGCCCACGCTCCGCGCCTGTACGTGATGAAGATCAACCCGGAGAAAATCCGCGAAGTGATCGGCAAGGGCGGCGAAACCATCCGCTCGATCACCAAGGACACCGGCTGCGAGATCAACATCGAGGAAGACGGCACCATCACCATCGCTTCGGTCAGCAACGAGGGCGCGGAAGCGGCCAAGAAGCGCATCGAAGAGATCACCGTCGAAGTCGAAGTGGGCAAGGTCTACGAAGGCACCGTGGTCAAGATCCTCGACAACAACGTCGGCGCCATCGTTTCCATCCTGCCGGGCAAGGATGGCCTGGTGCACATCTCGCAGATCGCCAACGAGCGCATCAAGAATGTGTCCGACTATCTGAAGGAAGGCCAGGTCGTCAAGGTCAAGGCCATCGAAATGGACGACCGCGGCCGCATCCGCCTGTCGATCAAGGCCCTGCTGGAAGAGGAAGCCAAGACCGCCAAGGATACCGCTGAATCGTTCGGCCTGAAGGCTCAGTAA
- the rpsO gene encoding 30S ribosomal protein S15 — protein sequence MAMTAAQKAEIVKGYQRAEGDTGSSEVQVALLTARINDLTPHFKANTKDHHSRRGLLKLVSRRRRLLDYLKRTDADSYRALITRLGLRK from the coding sequence ATGGCAATGACCGCCGCTCAAAAAGCAGAAATCGTTAAAGGCTACCAACGCGCTGAAGGCGACACCGGTTCGTCCGAAGTGCAGGTTGCCCTGCTGACCGCACGCATCAACGACCTGACCCCGCACTTCAAGGCCAACACCAAGGACCACCACAGCCGTCGTGGTCTGCTGAAGCTGGTTAGCCGTCGTCGCCGTCTGCTGGACTACCTGAAGCGTACCGACGCTGATAGCTACCGCGCGCTGATCACCCGTCTGGGCCTGCGCAAGTAA
- the truB gene encoding tRNA pseudouridine(55) synthase TruB, whose amino-acid sequence MSKPRSNRRRIDGVLLIDKPYDISSNNALQKARWLLNAAKAGHTGVLDPLATGLLPVCLGEATKFSSYLLDADKGYRATVKFGAVTTTGDIEGEVVSERPVAFDREALLAEMARFTGEISQVPPMYSALKHQGKPLYEYARAGIEVPREARQVAIRKLELISFDGDVAVMDVLCSKGTYIRTLACDIGEALGCGAHLTGLRRTATGGFGLDEAHQLAELETLDMPGREAKLLSADVLVAHFPPLELSDDEIGKFMHGQPVRFEQKCEKIQRFRVYQQSTRRFVGLGEARGDGRLHPIRLLAEQAETP is encoded by the coding sequence ATGAGCAAGCCGCGCAGCAACCGGCGCCGCATCGACGGCGTGCTGCTGATCGACAAGCCCTACGATATCTCCAGCAACAACGCACTGCAGAAGGCGCGCTGGCTGCTGAACGCCGCCAAGGCCGGCCACACAGGCGTGCTCGATCCGCTGGCCACCGGCCTGCTGCCGGTATGCCTGGGCGAGGCGACCAAGTTCTCCTCGTATCTGCTGGACGCCGACAAGGGCTATCGCGCGACGGTGAAGTTCGGCGCGGTGACGACGACCGGCGACATCGAGGGCGAGGTGGTGTCCGAGCGGCCGGTCGCCTTCGACCGCGAGGCGCTGCTGGCCGAGATGGCGCGCTTCACCGGCGAGATCAGCCAGGTGCCGCCGATGTATTCGGCGCTGAAGCATCAGGGCAAACCGTTGTACGAATACGCCCGCGCCGGCATAGAAGTGCCGCGCGAGGCGCGCCAGGTCGCCATCCGCAAGCTGGAGCTGATCAGTTTCGACGGCGATGTCGCGGTGATGGACGTGTTGTGCAGCAAGGGCACCTATATCCGGACCCTGGCTTGCGATATCGGCGAAGCGCTCGGCTGCGGCGCCCACTTGACCGGCCTGCGCCGCACCGCCACCGGCGGTTTCGGACTGGACGAGGCGCATCAGCTGGCCGAGCTGGAAACGCTGGACATGCCGGGCCGAGAGGCGAAGCTGCTGTCGGCCGACGTGCTGGTGGCGCATTTCCCGCCGCTGGAGCTGAGCGACGACGAGATCGGCAAGTTTATGCATGGCCAGCCCGTGCGTTTTGAACAAAAGTGTGAGAAAATACAGCGTTTCCGGGTGTATCAACAGTCCACCCGGAGATTCGTGGGGCTGGGAGAGGCGCGCGGCGATGGCCGCCTGCATCCCATCCGGCTCCTGGCGGAACAGGCGGAAACGCCCTGA
- the rbfA gene encoding 30S ribosome-binding factor RbfA has protein sequence MAKAKKGFSRSDRIAEQIQRELAELTRKGLKDPRAGWITITAVEVTRDYSHAKIYYTVMVDTTREATQEALESSAGYLRNELGRAIKIFSIPQLHFVYDDSVERGMHLTSLISQVARDDAEKFGEASADGESADKGAAE, from the coding sequence ATGGCCAAAGCCAAAAAAGGTTTTTCCCGCTCGGACCGCATCGCCGAGCAGATCCAGCGCGAGCTGGCCGAACTGACCCGCAAGGGCCTGAAGGACCCGCGCGCCGGCTGGATCACCATCACCGCGGTCGAAGTGACCCGCGACTACTCGCACGCCAAGATCTATTACACGGTGATGGTCGATACCACCCGCGAGGCCACCCAGGAGGCGCTGGAAAGCTCCGCCGGCTATCTGCGCAACGAGCTGGGCCGCGCGATCAAGATCTTCAGCATCCCGCAGCTGCATTTCGTCTACGACGACTCGGTCGAGCGCGGCATGCACCTGACCAGCCTGATCAGCCAGGTGGCGCGCGACGACGCCGAGAAATTCGGCGAGGCGTCGGCCGACGGCGAGAGCGCGGACAAGGGCGCGGCCGAATGA
- the infB gene encoding translation initiation factor IF-2, giving the protein MVLTNVKQFASEMNLTPERLLEQLRAAGVSKRSSDDTLSAQDKSQLLDYLKRSHGAREDSGITLTRKSTSEVKKADGGTVTVETRKKRVVARPEDAPRVEAAKPAEPAPVAAPVVEAKPEPKPEPKVEIKPEPKPEPKVEVKPEPKPEPKVEAKPEPKPAVRPTVASILTPEEIAAREAEEKRQAAFRARQEALMREKIEREERRQAAKLAASQPAPVVEAPRAPEPAREERGPRPAGDNRGPRPAGDNRGPRPAGDNRGPRPAGDNRGPRPAGDNRGPRPAGDNRGPRPAGDNRGPRPAAPGVPGAPAIPATVAGRPDAKKGGGGKKGGDRWDDNKKGGRGLKTKGGDAGNDWKSRGGKGRHKQGNNQHAFQTPTEPIIHEVLVPETITVAELAHKMAVKAVEVIKALMKMGMMVTINQVLDQETAMIVVEEMGHKPKAAQADDPEAYLDVTDGATVEVVEQSRSPVVTVMGHVDHGKTSLLDYIRRAKVAAGEAGGITQHIGAYHVETPRGMITFLDTPGHEAFTAMRARGAKATDIVVLVVAADDGVMPQTIEAIHHAKAAKVPIVVAVNKIDKVGANIERIRQELVAHEVVPEDWGGDTQFVEVSAKMGTNIDGLLEAILLQAEVLELKAPVDSLAKGIIVEARLDKGRGPVATLLVQSGTLKKGDVVLAGTAFGRVRAMMDENGKAIDAAGPAIPVEILGLSDVPQAGEDTMVLADEKKAREIALFRAGKFRDVRLAKQQASKLENMFAQMTEGEVQTLSLIIKADVQGSYEALAGSLQKLSTDEVRVSILHSGVGGISESDINLAIASKAIVIGFNTRSDAAARKLAENEGVDIRYYSIIYDAVDEVKAALSGMLAPEKKEQVLGTVEIRQVITVSKVGNIAGCMVTDGMIKRSASVRLIRNHVVVHTGELESLKRFKDDVKEVKQGYECGLMLKNFNDIQEGDQLEAFEIVEVARSL; this is encoded by the coding sequence ATGGTTTTGACGAATGTAAAACAATTTGCCAGCGAGATGAATCTCACCCCCGAGCGCCTGCTGGAACAGCTGCGCGCCGCCGGTGTGAGCAAGCGCTCGTCGGATGACACCCTATCGGCGCAAGACAAGTCCCAGCTCCTGGACTACCTGAAACGCTCGCACGGCGCTCGCGAGGACAGCGGTATCACGCTGACCCGCAAGTCCACGTCCGAGGTGAAGAAGGCTGACGGCGGCACCGTGACGGTGGAGACGCGCAAGAAGCGTGTCGTGGCGCGCCCTGAGGACGCCCCGCGCGTCGAGGCCGCCAAACCGGCCGAGCCGGCGCCCGTCGCCGCGCCGGTGGTGGAAGCCAAGCCGGAGCCGAAACCGGAGCCGAAGGTCGAGATCAAGCCGGAGCCGAAGCCCGAGCCCAAGGTAGAGGTCAAGCCCGAGCCGAAGCCGGAGCCGAAGGTCGAGGCCAAGCCGGAACCGAAGCCGGCGGTCCGTCCGACCGTCGCTTCCATCCTGACGCCGGAAGAAATCGCCGCCCGCGAAGCGGAAGAAAAGCGTCAGGCGGCGTTCCGCGCCCGTCAAGAAGCGCTGATGCGCGAAAAAATCGAACGCGAAGAGCGCCGTCAGGCCGCCAAGCTGGCCGCATCGCAGCCGGCCCCGGTGGTCGAGGCGCCGCGCGCTCCGGAACCGGCGCGCGAAGAGCGTGGCCCGCGTCCGGCAGGCGACAACCGCGGCCCGCGCCCGGCTGGCGACAACCGTGGCCCGCGTCCGGCAGGCGACAACCGTGGCCCGCGTCCGGCTGGCGACAACCGCGGCCCGCGCCCGGCTGGCGACAACCGTGGTCCGCGTCCGGCTGGCGACAACCGTGGCCCGCGCCCGGCAGGCGACAACCGCGGCCCGCGCCCGGCAGCGCCTGGCGTGCCTGGCGCTCCGGCGATTCCGGCTACCGTTGCCGGTCGTCCCGATGCGAAGAAGGGCGGCGGCGGCAAGAAGGGCGGCGATCGCTGGGACGACAACAAGAAGGGCGGCCGCGGTCTGAAGACCAAGGGCGGCGACGCCGGCAATGACTGGAAGTCCCGCGGCGGCAAGGGCCGGCACAAGCAGGGCAACAACCAGCACGCTTTCCAGACCCCGACCGAGCCTATCATCCATGAGGTTCTGGTGCCGGAAACCATCACCGTGGCCGAACTGGCCCACAAGATGGCGGTGAAGGCGGTTGAAGTGATCAAGGCCCTGATGAAGATGGGCATGATGGTCACCATCAACCAGGTGCTGGACCAGGAAACCGCGATGATCGTCGTGGAAGAGATGGGCCACAAGCCGAAGGCTGCCCAAGCGGATGATCCGGAAGCCTATCTGGACGTGACCGACGGCGCGACCGTCGAAGTCGTCGAGCAGTCGCGTTCCCCGGTGGTGACCGTGATGGGTCACGTCGACCACGGCAAGACCTCGCTGCTGGACTACATCCGCCGCGCCAAGGTCGCCGCGGGCGAAGCCGGCGGCATCACGCAGCACATCGGCGCCTACCACGTGGAAACCCCGCGCGGCATGATCACCTTCCTCGATACCCCGGGTCACGAAGCGTTTACCGCGATGCGTGCCCGTGGCGCCAAGGCCACCGACATCGTCGTGCTGGTGGTGGCGGCCGACGACGGCGTGATGCCGCAGACGATCGAGGCGATCCACCACGCCAAGGCCGCCAAGGTGCCTATCGTGGTTGCGGTCAACAAGATCGACAAGGTCGGCGCCAACATCGAGCGCATCCGCCAGGAACTGGTGGCGCACGAAGTGGTGCCGGAAGACTGGGGCGGCGATACCCAGTTCGTCGAAGTGTCCGCCAAGATGGGCACCAATATCGACGGGCTGCTGGAAGCCATCCTGCTGCAGGCTGAAGTGCTGGAGCTGAAGGCTCCGGTCGATTCGCTGGCCAAGGGCATCATCGTCGAGGCCCGCCTCGACAAGGGCCGCGGTCCGGTCGCCACGCTGCTGGTTCAGTCCGGCACGCTGAAGAAGGGCGACGTGGTGCTGGCTGGCACGGCATTCGGCCGCGTCCGCGCGATGATGGACGAAAACGGCAAGGCCATCGATGCAGCCGGTCCGGCCATCCCGGTGGAAATCCTGGGTCTGTCCGACGTGCCGCAGGCCGGCGAAGACACCATGGTTCTGGCCGACGAGAAGAAGGCGCGTGAAATCGCCCTGTTCCGCGCCGGCAAGTTCCGCGACGTGCGTCTGGCCAAGCAGCAGGCTTCCAAGCTGGAAAACATGTTCGCCCAGATGACCGAAGGCGAAGTGCAGACGCTGTCGCTGATCATCAAGGCCGACGTGCAAGGTTCGTACGAAGCGCTGGCCGGCAGCCTGCAGAAGTTGTCCACCGACGAAGTGCGCGTCAGCATCCTGCACTCCGGCGTGGGCGGCATCTCGGAATCGGACATCAACCTGGCGATCGCGTCCAAGGCCATCGTGATCGGCTTCAACACCCGCTCCGACGCCGCCGCGCGCAAGCTGGCCGAGAACGAAGGCGTCGACATCCGTTACTACAGCATCATCTACGATGCGGTGGACGAGGTGAAGGCCGCGCTGTCCGGCATGCTGGCTCCGGAGAAGAAGGAGCAGGTACTGGGCACCGTCGAGATCCGTCAGGTGATCACGGTTTCCAAGGTTGGCAACATCGCCGGTTGTATGGTGACCGACGGCATGATCAAGCGCTCCGCTTCGGTCCGTCTGATCCGCAACCACGTGGTGGTGCATACCGGCGAACTGGAATCGCTGAAGCGCTTCAAGGACGACGTGAAGGAAGTCAAGCAGGGCTACGAATGCGGCCTGATGCTGAAGAACTTCAACGACATCCAGGAAGGCGACCAGCTGGAAGCGTTCGAGATCGTGGAAGTCGCGCGTTCCCTGTAA
- the nusA gene encoding transcription termination factor NusA — translation MSREILLLVDALASEKNVSKDVVFSALEMALASATKKKFTDDEMDVRVEIDRYTGQYQTFRRWMVVEDELLESESKEIGLIDARERDPRIELGAFIEEQMEAVEFGRIGAQTAKQVILQRIRDAEREQLLNEFLQRREHLVMGTIKRIERGNAIVECGKLEAVLPRDQMIPKENLRVGDRVKAYLLRIDRQGRGPQLILSRTAPEFLVKLFELEVPEIDEGMLEIRAAVRDPGMRAKIAVKANDARIDPQGTCIGMRGSRVQAVTQELAGERVDIVLWAPEPAQFVINALSPAEVSRIMVDEDNHSMDVIVEEEQLALAIGRSGQNVKLAAELTGWYLNIMTVSEAEEKHEAEDAALRQLFASALSIDEDTAAKLVSEGFAALEEVAYVPLEEMLEIEGFNEELVGELRSRARDALLTQAIASEEQVENVSDDLKDVEGLDAELVRKLAAGGVATRDDLADLAVDDLVDMTGMEAEAARAIIMKAREHWFNQ, via the coding sequence ATGGCGCTTGCCTCGGCCACCAAGAAAAAGTTTACCGATGACGAGATGGATGTGCGCGTCGAAATCGACCGCTACACCGGTCAGTACCAGACCTTCCGCCGCTGGATGGTGGTGGAGGACGAGCTGCTGGAGTCCGAAAGCAAGGAAATCGGCCTGATCGACGCTCGCGAACGCGATCCTCGCATCGAGCTGGGCGCTTTCATCGAAGAACAGATGGAAGCGGTCGAGTTCGGCCGCATCGGCGCGCAGACCGCGAAGCAGGTGATCCTGCAGCGCATCCGCGACGCCGAGCGCGAACAGTTGCTGAACGAATTCCTGCAGCGCCGCGAGCATCTGGTGATGGGCACCATCAAGCGCATCGAGCGCGGCAATGCCATCGTCGAATGCGGCAAGCTGGAAGCAGTGCTGCCGCGCGACCAGATGATTCCGAAGGAAAACCTGCGCGTGGGCGACCGCGTCAAGGCCTATCTGCTGCGCATCGACCGCCAGGGCCGCGGCCCGCAACTGATCCTGTCGCGCACCGCGCCGGAATTCCTGGTCAAGCTGTTCGAGCTGGAAGTGCCGGAGATCGACGAGGGCATGCTGGAAATCCGCGCCGCCGTGCGCGACCCGGGCATGCGCGCCAAGATCGCCGTCAAGGCCAACGACGCCCGCATCGACCCACAGGGCACCTGCATCGGCATGCGCGGTTCGCGCGTGCAGGCGGTGACCCAGGAGCTGGCCGGCGAGCGCGTCGACATCGTGTTGTGGGCGCCGGAACCGGCCCAGTTCGTGATCAACGCGCTGTCGCCGGCCGAAGTCAGCCGCATCATGGTCGACGAAGACAATCACAGCATGGATGTGATCGTCGAGGAAGAGCAACTGGCGCTGGCCATCGGCCGCAGCGGCCAGAACGTCAAGCTTGCCGCCGAGTTGACCGGCTGGTACTTGAACATCATGACTGTGTCCGAGGCGGAAGAGAAGCATGAAGCCGAGGACGCCGCGCTGCGTCAGCTGTTTGCCAGCGCGTTGAGCATCGACGAAGACACCGCCGCCAAGCTGGTGAGCGAGGGCTTCGCCGCGCTGGAAGAAGTGGCCTATGTGCCGCTGGAAGAAATGCTGGAAATCGAAGGCTTCAACGAGGAGCTGGTGGGCGAGCTGCGTAGCCGCGCCCGTGATGCGCTCCTGACGCAGGCTATCGCGTCCGAAGAACAGGTCGAGAACGTATCCGACGACTTGAAGGACGTGGAAGGCCTGGATGCCGAGCTGGTTCGCAAGCTGGCCGCAGGCGGCGTGGCCACCCGCGACGATCTGGCCGACCTGGCCGTTGACGATCTGGTGGACATGACCGGCATGGAAGCGGAAGCTGCACGCGCCATCATCATGAAGGCGCGCGAACACTGGTTTAACCAGTAA